Proteins from one Danaus plexippus chromosome 2, MEX_DaPlex, whole genome shotgun sequence genomic window:
- the LOC116779635 gene encoding alpha-tocopherol transfer protein-like yields the protein MSLRQLCPELAEKAKLELNEDPKTIEGDIQHIKDWLAKQPHLKVRTDDQWLLAFIRGCKHSLERTKEKLDLFYTLRTVAPEIYKVKHNEPLFNTIMDLGSYLILPKLEKPDSPRIALIRPGMYNPDKFSFFDIFSCGAVFQNILMYEDDAIVISGLTTLIDLESVTMGHLLQLTPSVMKKMVVYTQDALPIRMKGVHYINTPPGFETVFNAIKSLLNEKNRNRLYVHNKNYNELYKHISQEVLPAEYGGKGGSIQEIKGYWKNKIDACSSYLEEDLKNGTDESKRPGKPNTSENLFGLEGSFRQLQFD from the exons ATGTCTCTACGACAATTGTGTCCCGAATTAGCCGAAAAGGCTAAGTTGGAATTAAATGAAGATCCAAAAACTATTGAGGGCGACATACAGCATATAAAGGACTGGTTGGCTAAGCAACCACACCTGAAAGTAAGAACAG ATGACCAATGGTTGCTCGCTTTTATTAGAGGATGTAAGCACAGTCTCGAAAGGACTAAAGAGAAGTTGGATCTGTTTTACACATTACGAACGGTAGCACCGGAGATTTACAAAGTGAAACATAATGAACCTCTATTCAATACAATTATGGATCTGGG gaGTTACTTGATATTGCCAAAGTTGGAAAAGCCGGATTCACCTCGGATTGCTCTTATTCGACCTGGAATGTACAATCcagataaattttcttttttcgaTATATTCTCTTGTGGTGCTGTATTTCAAAAT atTCTGATGTACGAAGATGATGCCATAGTTATATCTGGGCTTACAACCCTTATAGACTTAGAGAGTGTAACAATGGGTCATTTGTTGCAACTCACACCGAGTGTTATGAAAAAGATGGTCGTTTACACCCAG gATGCTCTACCAATCCGCATGAAAGGCgttcattatattaacacTCCTCCAGGCTTCGAAACGGTATTCAACGCAATTAAGTCGTTGCTGAATGAGAAGAATAGAAACagg TTGTATGtacacaacaaaaattataatgaattatacaAACACATCTCCCAGGAGGTTTTACCAGCGGAATATGGAGGAAAAGGTGGCAGCATACAGGAAATTAAGG GATATTGGAAGAATAAAATAGATGCATGCAGTTCATATTTGGAAGAAGATCTTAAGAATGGAACAGATGAATCAAAACGTCCCGGAAAACCAAACACTTCTGAAAACCTATTCGGTCTAGAAGGATCTTTCCGTCAGTTACAATTCGACTAG
- the LOC116779660 gene encoding alpha-tocopherol transfer protein-like yields the protein MSLRPLCPELAKKAQEELNEDPKNIQRDLQYIKDWLSKQPHLKARLDDQWLVAFLRGCKYSLERTKEKLDLYYSMRSLAPELFRVKATDSVFDELISLGTYLILPKTATPDSPRIIIIRAGCYDPAKYNFIDIFSATAHIQKILIFEDDATVVSGFKTIMDMEGITLAHLLQITPSVMKKMAVLSQDAWPLRMKGAHYINTPSWFDNFFNMVKNLLNEKNRQRLYVHNKNFEELYKHIPQEILPNEYGGNGGNIKEISEYWKAKVQEYSSWLEDDLKYGSDESKRVGNPRTAETLFGVEGSFRQLEFD from the exons atgagtttaCGACCCTTGTGTCCAGAGTTAGCCAAAAAGGCACAGGAGGAGTTAAATGAagatccgaaaaatattcaacgtGACCTACAATATATTAAGGATTGGTTATCCAAGCAACCTCATTTAAAGGCTAGACTAG atgatCAGTGGCTTGTCGCTTTTTTAAGAGGATGCAAGTACAGTCTAGAGCGCACGAAAGAAAAATTAGACCTATATTATTCTATGAGGTCATTGGCACCAGAACTATTTAGAGTGAAGGCTACTGATTCTGTTTTTGATGAATTAATCAGTTTGGG gacTTACCTGATACTGCCGAAAACCGCTACCCCTGATTCACCGAGGATTATCATAATTCGAGCTGGTTGTTATGATCCCGCTAAATACAACTTTATTGACATATTCTCTGCTACTGCACACATACAGAAG ATTCTCATTTTCGAAGATGACGCAACTGTTGTATctggttttaaaacaattatggACATGGAAGGCATCACTCTCGCACACTTATTGCAAATCACGCCCAGCGTTATGAAGAAGATGGCTGTTCTTTCACAG GACGCCTGGCCGCTACGTATGAAAGGAGCACATTACATTAATACACCGTCAtggtttgataatttttttaacatggttaaaaatttgttaaatgagaaaaatagaCAGcgt cTTTACgtccataataaaaatttcgaaGAACTATACAAACATATTCCTCAGGAAATATTACCAAATGAATATGGTGGAAATGGTGGTAATATTAAGGAGATTTCAG AATATTGGAAGGCTAAGGTACAAGAGTATAGCTCGTGGTTAGAAGATGATTTAAAATACGGTTCGGATGAATCAAAGCGAGTGGGAAACCCAAGGACGGCTGAAACATTGTTTGGGGTCGAGGGTTCTTTCCGACAACTGGAGTttgattaa
- the LOC116779760 gene encoding alpha-tocopherol transfer protein-like — MSIRPLCPELAKKAREELNEDAKTIESDLRSIKDWLSKQPHLRARTDDQWLVAFLRGCKYSLERTKEKLDLYYSMRSLAPELFRLKASDPLFNEIMDLGTYVTLLKTATPDSPRIIIIRAGSYDPAKYNFLDIFSAASIIQRILIYEDDATIISGFKTIMDMEGVTLAHWLQITPSSMKKMAVLSQDAGPVRMKGTHYINTPPGFENIFGIIKNVLNEKNRNRLYVHNKNYEELYKHIPQEILPNEYGGNGGNIKEISEYWKAKVQEYSSWLEDDLKYGSDESKRVGKPRTAETLFGVEGSFRQLEFD; from the exons ATGTCTATACGACCTTTGTGTCCAGAGTTGGCTAAAAAGGCTCGAGAGGAATTAAACGAAGATGCAAAAACTATTGAAAGCGATCTTCGAAGCATTAAAGATTGGTTGTCCAAACAACCACATTTAAGAGCAAGAACAG atgATCAGTGGCTAGTGGCGTTTTTAAGAGGATGTAAGTACAGCCTAGAGCGGACGAAAGAAAAGTTGGACCTTTATTACTCAATGAGATCTTTGGCACCAGAACTATTTCGACTCAAGGCTTCGGATCCACTTTTCAATGAAATCATGGATTTAgg gaCTTATGTTACTCTCTTGAAAACCGCAACACCCGACTCACCGaggattataattattcggGCTGGTAGTTATGATCCCGCTAAGTATAACTTCCTCGACATATTCTCTGCAGCATCAATTATACAGCGC ATCCTTATATACGAAGATGACGCGACTATTATATcaggttttaaaacaattatggACATGGAAGGTGTCACCCTTGCACATTGGTTGCAAATAACACCGAGTTCTATGAAGAAGATGGCTGTACTTTCTCAG gaCGCGGGACCAGTGCGTATGAAAGGCACACATTATATCAATACACCTCCaggatttgaaaatatttttggcattattaaaaatgtgctCAACGAGAAAAACAGAAATAGG ctTTACGtccataacaaaaattatgaagaaCTATACAAACATATTCCTCAGGAAATATTACCAAATGAATATGGTGGAAATGGTGGTAATATTAAGGAGATTTCAG AATATTGGAAGGCCAAGGTACAAGAGTATAGCTCGTGGTTAGAAGATGATTTAAAATACGGTTCGGACGAATCAAAGCGAGTGGGAAAACCAAGGACGGCTGAGACATTGTTTGGGGTCGAGGGTTCATTCAGACAATTGGAATTTgattaa
- the LOC116779762 gene encoding alpha-tocopherol transfer protein-like, whose product MNVRPLPTALAEKARKELNEDPELIDEKIQQFKQWILNQKHLKARTDDQWLLAFLRGCKYRMEQAKSKIDLYYSLRSTAPYLYSIKFNESKLIDLLNLGSVVILPKTLNPAEPRIIFYRLGRFDPKEYHIIDVLSLLSFMEQICFMEDDTFVVAGTIHVLDFAGTKFGHYTQTSLTHLRHIGLARQDAVPIRIKRIHFLNTPYFFETFFKVAKMILSEKNKQRILFHSKSALHDYFPKEIIPEEYGGTGDSFRQCVDYWKNKIREYDSFFEEDLKYGSDESKRLTKNESIQFD is encoded by the exons ATGAATGTTCGACCACTGCCAACAGCTCTGGCTGAAAAAGCCCgaaaagaattaaatgaaGATCCCGAGTTGATCgatgaaaaaatacaacaattcAAACAATGGATCttaaatcaaaaacatttgaaaGCCAGGAcag ATGATCAATGGCTTTTGGCTTTTTTACGTGGTTGTAAATATAGAATGGAGCAGGCAAAGTCCAAAATTGACTTGTATTATTCACTGAGGAGCACAGCGCCATATCTGTATAGCATTAAGTTCAATGAATCCAAACTAATAGACCTTTTGAATTTGGG atctGTAGTAATATTACCGAAGACTCTAAACCCGGCAGAACCCaggattatattttacagacTAGGAAGATTTGATCCTAAGGAATATCATATTATAGATGTATTAAGTCTTTTATCGTTTATGGAACAG atATGTTTTATGGAAGACGATACTTTTGTTGTGGCTGGAACAATTCACGTATTGGACTTTGCGGGTACCAAATTTGGTCATTACACACAAACATCGCTTACCCATTTACGGCATATAGGATTAGCTAGACAG GACGCTGTCCCTATTCGTATAAagagaatacattttttaaatactccgtacttttttgaaacattttttaaagtcgCTAAAATGATTCTTAGTGAAAAGAATAAGCAAAGG ATTCTATTCCACAGTAAAAGTGCTTTGCATGATTACTTTCCTAAAGAGATCATACCTGAGGAATATGGAGGAACCGGAGACAGCTTTCGACAATGTGTGG aTTATTGGAAGAATAAGATAAGGGAGTATGACTCGTTTTTCGAAGAGGACCTCAAATATGGCAGTGATGAATCTAAACGGCTCACGAAGAATGAATCAATACAGTTTGATTAA